Proteins co-encoded in one bacterium genomic window:
- a CDS encoding oligosaccharide flippase family protein: MLALIKKDSLYKNSALLFIASIAGNFFQYLFQFFMGRNLSVADFGAMNALLSFTVITSIGTGTVALVITKYIAGFKGKSEIGKIKGIILKSSKYIIPAGIIVSILIFAARFQIMDYYKLEHTSPVIIVSFSLFVSGILSLFFAAATGLQKFNYIALGQILGPLSRIGSGALLVWLGFGLNGAILASVVASITGILIFSKVIRDIVKVKIESVKKYKKEMLFFCIPVAMSISFYAVLTMIDMTLVKHYFSANIAGQYAAISVLGKSVLYLPGAIVLVMFPMVAEAHTINKDTLSILKKALISTAFLCLAGILIFFLFPDFLLRLISRGRYIGNVNLLWIFGLAMLPYALIGVINSFHIARHKISFIIALVIMTIVQVGLICMFHKSLEQVIYILLICGVLLILINFGLIFYERKS; encoded by the coding sequence ATGTTAGCACTCATTAAAAAGGACTCTCTGTATAAAAACAGCGCATTACTTTTTATTGCATCAATTGCAGGCAACTTCTTTCAATATCTTTTTCAATTCTTTATGGGAAGAAATCTCTCCGTCGCTGATTTTGGCGCTATGAATGCATTGCTTTCATTTACAGTAATAACTTCAATAGGAACAGGAACTGTTGCCTTGGTTATCACAAAGTATATTGCAGGGTTCAAAGGCAAAAGCGAAATAGGGAAAATAAAAGGGATTATTTTAAAGTCTTCCAAGTATATTATTCCGGCAGGAATTATCGTCTCTATTTTAATTTTTGCAGCCAGATTCCAGATTATGGATTATTATAAGCTAGAACATACTTCTCCTGTAATAATAGTTAGTTTCTCACTTTTTGTCTCCGGTATTTTAAGTTTATTTTTTGCTGCAGCAACAGGGCTTCAAAAATTTAATTATATCGCTTTAGGTCAAATTTTAGGTCCTTTATCAAGGATTGGAAGCGGAGCTCTGCTTGTATGGCTGGGATTTGGATTGAATGGAGCAATTCTTGCTTCTGTAGTGGCTAGCATAACAGGGATTTTGATATTTAGTAAAGTAATAAGAGATATTGTAAAGGTAAAGATTGAATCAGTAAAGAAATACAAGAAAGAAATGCTGTTTTTTTGTATCCCAGTGGCTATGTCGATTTCTTTTTACGCAGTATTGACAATGATTGACATGACACTTGTGAAGCACTATTTCTCTGCGAATATCGCAGGCCAATATGCAGCAATATCCGTGCTTGGAAAAAGCGTCCTGTATCTGCCCGGAGCGATAGTGTTAGTCATGTTCCCAATGGTGGCTGAAGCACATACAATCAATAAGGATACTCTATCAATCCTGAAAAAAGCACTTATATCTACGGCATTTCTCTGTCTGGCGGGCATACTAATCTTTTTTTTATTCCCTGATTTTCTATTGAGATTGATTTCACGCGGCAGATATATTGGCAATGTAAATCTCCTATGGATTTTTGGACTTGCTATGCTTCCATATGCGCTGATAGGAGTGATTAACAGCTTTCATATAGCGAGACATAAGATTAGTTTTATTATTGCGCTTGTAATTATGACAATAGTTCAGGTTGGCTTAATTTGCATGTTTCACAAGTCATTAGAACAGGTTATATACATACTTTTAATATGCGGAGTACTGCTTATATTGATAAACTTCGGATTGATTTTTTATGAAAGAAAGAGCTGA
- a CDS encoding glycosyltransferase: MKERADSKYPFVSIIVAAKEVSEYLSECIENCLNLDYPEFEIIFLPDKEERLSYKNVSVIPTGETGPAMKRNMGVKEAKGEIVAFIDDDVYPEKSWLKNAVRNFIDPEVAAVGGPAVTPDKDDAMQKASGLVYSSKLVSGEYSYRYIKGTRKEVEDFPSCNLIVRKSVFEKLEGFNTNFWPGEDTVLCLEITKKLGKKIIYEPEALVYHHRRRLFKEHLKQIANYAKHRGYFVKRFPETSKRFSYFVPSLLVAGIVTGAFFTGLCVFFKAMYFIILGIYLISVAFETVKSGNLLVFPGIISTHFAYGIFFIKGLVSRRLEEE; the protein is encoded by the coding sequence ATGAAAGAAAGAGCTGATTCAAAATACCCTTTTGTCTCAATAATAGTAGCTGCAAAAGAGGTCTCTGAATATCTGTCAGAGTGTATAGAAAACTGTCTCAATCTTGACTATCCGGAATTCGAGATTATATTCCTGCCGGATAAAGAAGAGCGCCTAAGTTACAAAAATGTCTCCGTTATTCCTACAGGCGAGACGGGACCTGCAATGAAGAGAAATATGGGAGTTAAAGAAGCTAAAGGAGAAATTGTTGCATTCATAGATGATGATGTTTATCCTGAAAAGAGTTGGTTAAAAAATGCAGTTCGGAATTTCATTGACCCGGAAGTAGCGGCCGTTGGTGGGCCTGCTGTAACTCCTGATAAGGACGATGCCATGCAAAAAGCCAGCGGATTGGTATATTCATCTAAACTTGTTAGCGGAGAATATAGTTATAGATATATCAAAGGAACAAGAAAAGAAGTAGAAGACTTTCCGTCATGTAATTTGATTGTAAGAAAAAGTGTTTTCGAAAAATTGGAAGGATTCAATACTAATTTCTGGCCTGGAGAGGATACCGTTTTATGTCTGGAGATAACAAAAAAATTAGGAAAGAAAATAATCTATGAACCTGAAGCCCTAGTATATCACCATAGAAGACGTTTGTTTAAAGAACATCTTAAACAGATTGCGAACTATGCTAAACACAGAGGCTATTTTGTTAAAAGATTCCCGGAGACGTCTAAAAGGTTTTCCTATTTTGTTCCTTCATTGCTTGTTGCTGGAATAGTAACAGGTGCATTCTTTACAGGACTTTGTGTTTTCTTTAAAGCTATGTATTTTATTATACTTGGCATATATCTGATTTCAGTAGCATTTGAAACAGTAAAGTCCGGAAATCTTTTAGTATTTCCGGGAATTATCTCTACGCATTTTGCCTACGGGATCTTTTTTATAAAAGGACTAGTTTCCAGAAGGCTGGAAGAAGAATGA
- a CDS encoding B12-binding domain-containing radical SAM protein produces the protein MKIVIAYPPLSRKGDKKLVPLLSQNRQFQWFHSPTYIYPIVPAYAATMLKNAGYEVIWYDGIAEKKTYKEFLNFVAEENPDLIMMETKTPVVKQHWKIINELKTQNSKPKTVLVGDHVTALPEESMEKCKVDFILTGGDYDFLLLNLCKVLEKLTTELEPGIWYRHNDKIKNTGKFRLDHDLNTLPFIDRDLTKWQLYAYKNGNYKRTPGTYIMAGRDCWWGKCKFCSWTTLYPNFRTRKPEHVLDEIGILIEKYHIKEIMDDTGTFPAGEWLKEFCEGMIARGYNKKIRFNCNMRFGTLKQKDYDLMAKAGFRFILYGLESARQETLDRIHKNLKVPEITEGVRMAKQAGLHPHLTTMIGYPWETKENALRTIQLAKELFRKGYVNTLQATIVIPYPGTPLFDECKKGNQLRTLDWNRYDMQEPVMETPLTDADVKQFTQGLYKSFITPGFIFRTITSIRDFDDIIFILRAAKSVLGHLTDFRK, from the coding sequence ATGAAAATAGTTATTGCATATCCGCCGCTTAGCCGCAAAGGAGATAAAAAATTGGTTCCACTTCTTTCCCAGAACAGACAGTTTCAATGGTTTCACAGTCCTACCTACATCTATCCCATTGTTCCTGCCTATGCGGCAACCATGCTCAAGAATGCTGGATATGAGGTGATCTGGTATGACGGAATAGCCGAGAAAAAGACGTATAAAGAATTTCTAAATTTTGTTGCTGAAGAAAATCCGGATTTAATAATGATGGAGACGAAAACGCCAGTAGTCAAACAGCACTGGAAAATCATCAACGAACTCAAAACTCAAAATTCAAAACCCAAAACTGTCCTTGTCGGCGACCATGTGACTGCATTGCCTGAAGAAAGCATGGAGAAATGTAAAGTTGATTTTATTCTAACTGGTGGAGATTACGATTTCCTTCTCCTCAATCTTTGCAAGGTTCTGGAAAAACTCACCACTGAACTGGAACCAGGCATCTGGTACAGGCATAACGATAAAATAAAAAATACGGGCAAGTTCAGGCTTGATCATGATCTAAATACTCTTCCCTTTATTGACAGAGATCTAACAAAGTGGCAGTTATATGCATATAAGAACGGAAATTATAAACGAACACCCGGCACTTATATAATGGCAGGAAGAGACTGCTGGTGGGGGAAGTGCAAGTTTTGTTCATGGACCACACTCTATCCGAATTTTAGAACAAGAAAGCCGGAGCATGTTCTGGATGAGATAGGAATATTGATTGAGAAATATCACATAAAAGAGATTATGGATGATACAGGAACATTCCCTGCAGGAGAATGGCTAAAAGAGTTTTGCGAGGGAATGATAGCGAGGGGATACAATAAAAAAATAAGATTTAACTGCAATATGAGATTTGGAACACTAAAGCAAAAAGATTATGATTTAATGGCGAAAGCCGGTTTCAGATTTATACTCTACGGCTTGGAATCTGCAAGACAGGAAACACTTGATAGGATACATAAAAACCTCAAGGTTCCAGAAATAACAGAAGGCGTAAGAATGGCTAAGCAAGCAGGACTGCATCCGCATCTTACAACAATGATAGGATATCCATGGGAAACCAAGGAAAATGCATTAAGGACAATTCAACTCGCAAAGGAGCTTTTTCGCAAGGGCTATGTAAATACACTGCAAGCAACAATAGTAATACCATATCCAGGAACGCCTCTTTTTGACGAATGCAAAAAAGGCAATCAGCTGAGAACTCTGGATTGGAACAGATATGACATGCAGGAACCTGTAATGGAGACACCCCTCACAGATGCTGATGTAAAACAATTTACGCAGGGACTTTACAAGTCTTTTATAACCCCAGGTTTTATATTCAGAACTATAACTTCTATAAGGGACTTTGATGATATAATTTTTATTTTACGTGCAGCAAAATCAGTTCTTGGGCATTTAACGGATTTTAGAAAATAA
- a CDS encoding glycosyltransferase: protein MDVSVVITTKNEEKNIESCLRSIRNVTYPQDKIEIIVVDNNSTDKTKEIVEEFKKWFTPLNVQLFNGGPERSAQRNFGIERANGKYVLYLDVDMILSESVVSECVEKCEKEGCIALYIPERIIGKGFWIKVRDFERSFYNATVIDCVRFVRRDKFLEIDGFDKTLTGPEDWDFDRRIKEIGKVSIVDSPIYHNEGEFNLKRYINKKSYYAKTFDEYINKWGKNDRTIRKQLGFCYRYFGVFMERGKWMRFFSHPVLFLSVYFLRFMLGLRYILKERG, encoded by the coding sequence ATGGATGTTTCAGTAGTTATCACAACTAAAAATGAGGAGAAAAATATAGAGAGTTGTTTAAGGTCAATTAGAAATGTGACTTATCCTCAGGACAAAATTGAAATAATCGTAGTGGACAATAACTCAACAGACAAAACGAAAGAAATAGTTGAAGAGTTTAAAAAATGGTTTACCCCGTTGAATGTGCAACTATTCAACGGGGGCCCAGAACGCTCCGCTCAGAGAAACTTTGGCATAGAACGGGCAAACGGTAAATATGTTTTATATCTGGATGTCGATATGATATTGTCTGAAAGTGTTGTATCTGAATGTGTAGAAAAATGCGAAAAAGAAGGGTGTATTGCTTTATATATTCCGGAGAGGATTATTGGCAAAGGATTCTGGATAAAAGTAAGGGATTTTGAAAGAAGTTTTTACAATGCAACAGTAATAGATTGCGTTCGATTTGTCCGCAGGGATAAATTTCTGGAAATAGACGGATTTGATAAGACTCTAACTGGTCCTGAAGATTGGGATTTTGATAGAAGGATTAAAGAAATAGGTAAAGTCAGTATTGTAGATTCACCTATTTATCATAACGAAGGAGAATTTAATCTCAAAAGATATATAAATAAAAAATCTTATTATGCTAAGACATTTGATGAATATATTAATAAATGGGGAAAGAATGATAGGACAATAAGAAAACAACTGGGATTTTGCTACAGATATTTTGGGGTATTTATGGAAAGAGGGAAATGGATGAGGTTCTTTTCTCATCCCGTTTTATTCTTAAGCGTGTATTTCCTGAGATTTATGTTAGGATTAAGATATATTTTAAAAGAAAGAGGCTGA
- a CDS encoding glycosyltransferase family 4 protein translates to MKRKSILIISPFFRPNVGGVEAYLSDLCEYLRKRNYMVYVLTYQPLTTRIKGKKYEKKENLEVRRILWFGHNWFHKLESYPVLEFLYLTPCLFSHVLSFLIRNHRKIDVLHAHGLVAAFITKFMGKIFKKRLIMSTCAVYNLRRGTLFADGVRWLLSGFDKILPLADFSKQELVCIGLPENKMDVYYLWTDLELYKPMDKKESKEIIHLAGKFIVLFIGRLIRIKGVEILIEVAKQMDKKINFVFIGDHGPLLEVIEEAASQHENIILVKGVYGSQLIPYYQSADILIVPSQYEEAFGKVIIESLSCGTPVIAANKGAIPYILDLSVGRLIEPTGENIKREVEYFYNQPDILSQLTANCRPYAEKYFSNKNAAVIAASYYS, encoded by the coding sequence ATGAAGAGGAAAAGCATATTAATAATCTCACCTTTTTTTAGACCAAATGTCGGAGGAGTGGAAGCCTATCTAAGTGATCTGTGTGAGTATCTGAGAAAGCGTAATTACATGGTATATGTGCTCACTTATCAGCCTCTTACGACTAGAATAAAGGGTAAAAAATATGAAAAAAAAGAAAATTTGGAAGTTCGTAGAATTCTTTGGTTTGGTCATAACTGGTTTCATAAACTGGAATCATACCCTGTGTTAGAATTTCTTTATTTAACTCCCTGTCTTTTTTCCCATGTTCTTTCCTTCCTGATTAGAAACCACAGAAAGATTGATGTGTTGCATGCCCATGGTTTAGTTGCTGCCTTTATTACCAAATTTATGGGAAAGATTTTTAAAAAAAGATTGATAATGAGCACTTGTGCGGTTTATAACTTACGGAGAGGCACTTTGTTTGCGGATGGGGTGAGATGGTTACTCTCTGGTTTTGATAAAATTCTACCCTTGGCTGATTTCTCAAAGCAGGAATTAGTTTGTATCGGTTTACCAGAGAACAAAATGGATGTCTACTATCTTTGGACTGATCTAGAATTATATAAACCCATGGATAAAAAAGAAAGTAAAGAGATAATACATTTAGCGGGAAAGTTCATCGTTCTTTTTATAGGTCGTTTAATCAGGATAAAAGGGGTGGAGATATTAATTGAGGTTGCAAAACAGATGGATAAAAAAATAAATTTTGTTTTTATTGGTGATCATGGCCCTTTACTTGAAGTTATAGAGGAAGCAGCATCGCAGCATGAAAATATTATTTTAGTAAAGGGTGTTTACGGATCTCAACTAATTCCTTATTATCAATCAGCCGATATTCTAATAGTACCTTCACAATATGAGGAGGCTTTTGGCAAGGTAATTATTGAGTCTTTATCGTGTGGTACTCCTGTAATCGCTGCAAATAAGGGGGCTATCCCGTATATTCTTGATTTATCCGTCGGCAGGCTCATTGAACCTACGGGAGAAAATATAAAGAGAGAAGTTGAATATTTTTATAATCAGCCGGATATTTTGTCACAATTAACAGCTAATTGTCGTCCTTATGCTGAAAAATATTTCAGCAACAAAAATGCTGCGGTTATTGCAGCAAGTTATTATTCCTGA
- a CDS encoding class I SAM-dependent methyltransferase gives MCTSSEKEHFEVQYKKNAFFSPKEVQFVIYDKKIWSFAKELLRDSKTVADIGAGGGTLLYNISKITTAKLIAVDFSDIAVTYLKRMVPEATILKEDVTETSLGNESLDFVASTMTIEHVDDDKLLKEVRRILKDKGYFLITTVLKTRNAWYFYKDKNGKSVLEPSHLQEYGSLSSFLKLLNKYGFIILKAETPRLKFPLIDPLLKRVFGLFRNDFWNAIPATKPVEFLRKISMFPIPGYYAIEVIAQKKTK, from the coding sequence ATGTGTACCAGTAGCGAAAAAGAGCATTTTGAAGTTCAATATAAAAAGAACGCATTTTTTTCTCCCAAAGAGGTACAATTTGTAATATACGATAAAAAAATATGGAGTTTTGCCAAGGAACTTTTGCGAGATAGTAAAACAGTAGCAGATATAGGTGCAGGGGGAGGTACACTCTTATATAATATTTCAAAGATTACCACGGCAAAACTAATAGCTGTTGACTTTTCGGATATTGCTGTAACCTATTTAAAAAGAATGGTTCCTGAAGCAACTATTCTTAAGGAAGATGTAACAGAAACATCTTTAGGTAACGAAAGTTTGGATTTTGTTGCTAGTACTATGACTATTGAACATGTAGATGATGATAAGCTTTTAAAAGAAGTTAGAAGAATTCTGAAAGACAAAGGATATTTTTTAATTACTACTGTCTTAAAAACTCGGAATGCATGGTATTTTTATAAGGATAAAAATGGCAAATCTGTTTTAGAGCCGTCCCATTTGCAGGAATACGGTTCATTAAGTAGTTTTTTAAAATTATTAAATAAGTATGGGTTTATTATATTAAAGGCTGAAACGCCAAGACTGAAATTTCCTTTGATAGATCCCTTACTAAAAAGGGTCTTTGGGCTTTTTAGAAACGATTTTTGGAATGCAATACCTGCTACTAAACCAGTAGAGTTTTTGAGAAAAATAAGTATGTTTCCCATACCTGGTTATTATGCAATAGAAGTAATAGCTCAGAAGAAAACTAAATAG
- a CDS encoding class I SAM-dependent methyltransferase, translating to MDYYERYWKRSFGQNGVAASPPSWNEKDLIKITDIAKPYCYGNVLDIGCGDGTFTSYLSKFSKVKKITGVDISQNAISQAKRKYPEIEFKVVSQATLPFSKESFDFITMVEVVEHIMDTEQIFKEANKILKPGGCILITTTDFNLAKKIIVAAFFWGKYFYPTNPHIRFFTKATLKDILDKTGFKAIKHKWNGSYLGLMPKGQIMIAKKPCF from the coding sequence ATGGATTATTATGAAAGATATTGGAAAAGAAGTTTTGGACAAAATGGGGTGGCTGCTTCACCTCCTTCGTGGAACGAAAAAGATCTTATAAAAATCACGGATATAGCAAAACCATATTGTTATGGGAATGTATTGGACATAGGATGCGGAGATGGAACTTTTACTTCTTATTTGAGTAAATTCAGTAAAGTTAAAAAAATAACAGGGGTTGATATATCTCAAAATGCTATTTCTCAGGCAAAAAGGAAATATCCTGAAATTGAGTTTAAAGTTGTTTCTCAGGCAACACTGCCTTTTTCTAAAGAGAGCTTTGATTTCATAACAATGGTGGAGGTAGTTGAGCATATAATGGATACAGAGCAGATATTTAAAGAAGCCAATAAAATTTTAAAACCAGGTGGTTGTATTTTAATTACAACAACGGATTTTAATCTGGCGAAAAAAATAATTGTAGCAGCTTTCTTTTGGGGAAAATATTTTTATCCAACTAATCCTCATATAAGATTTTTTACAAAAGCGACACTAAAAGACATTTTGGACAAAACAGGGTTTAAGGCGATCAAGCATAAGTGGAATGGAAGCTATCTGGGTTTAATGCCAAAAGGACAAATAATGATTGCGAAAAAACCATGTTTTTGA
- a CDS encoding radical SAM protein: MEWKLSGFNAKRTNNDCEKTMFLKLSQYASFVYIKASIEKPWIIDGIMHLVNLPLLVQAYQRLYSPVISKKLSLPSKQIAIETYNICNLKCIMCPYPKMTRPKTKMSMSLFQRIVDDVSKNGFTELNLSLYSEPLLDDLLFQRISYAKEKGLKVGFTSNGTLLTPDKIQGILESELDWIVFSVDSDKKKSYEHIRVGADFEETCANIKELIDCRREKNSAKPQIIIHSTIVTKDNLHASKLLAQILTGADHFTMALADSRREDDFCFTKKSFSKVHKGRLYPCPILWGAPTVMSNGKVVLCCKDYDGSIELGDLNKQTIREIWNSDKLSRIKELHLRGEGCKIELCKNCDSLYRASLSWWVKQEIKV; encoded by the coding sequence GTGGAATGGAAGCTATCTGGGTTTAATGCCAAAAGGACAAATAATGATTGCGAAAAAACCATGTTTTTGAAACTGTCTCAATACGCATCGTTTGTATATATTAAGGCGTCCATTGAAAAACCATGGATAATAGATGGAATAATGCACCTTGTCAATTTGCCTCTGTTGGTACAAGCATACCAACGCCTATATTCTCCAGTGATTTCTAAAAAACTTTCTTTGCCGTCTAAACAAATCGCAATTGAGACCTACAATATTTGTAACTTGAAATGTATAATGTGTCCATATCCAAAAATGACCCGTCCCAAAACCAAGATGTCAATGAGCCTTTTTCAGAGAATTGTAGACGATGTCTCTAAAAATGGTTTCACTGAACTAAATTTAAGCCTGTATAGTGAGCCGCTATTGGATGATTTACTCTTCCAAAGAATCAGCTATGCAAAAGAAAAAGGGCTAAAAGTAGGTTTTACATCAAACGGGACTCTGCTGACACCTGATAAAATTCAGGGAATTTTGGAAAGCGAACTTGATTGGATAGTCTTTAGTGTTGATAGTGACAAAAAGAAGTCTTATGAGCATATAAGAGTTGGCGCTGATTTTGAGGAGACCTGTGCCAATATTAAAGAACTAATAGATTGCCGTCGGGAAAAAAACAGTGCTAAACCACAGATCATCATTCACTCCACAATAGTGACAAAGGATAATTTACACGCGTCCAAATTACTGGCGCAAATTTTAACGGGTGCAGACCACTTCACTATGGCATTAGCCGACTCTCGGCGAGAGGATGATTTCTGCTTCACAAAAAAGTCCTTCTCAAAGGTTCATAAGGGGCGTCTCTATCCATGCCCCATACTATGGGGTGCGCCTACGGTTATGAGCAATGGGAAAGTAGTCCTTTGTTGTAAGGATTATGATGGTTCCATTGAACTCGGAGACCTGAACAAACAGACAATCAGGGAAATCTGGAATTCTGACAAGCTGAGCAGAATAAAAGAACTTCATTTAAGAGGGGAGGGATGCAAAATAGAACTTTGCAAAAATTGCGACTCTCTATACCGAGCAAGCTTAAGCTGGTGGGTTAAGCAGGAAATCAAAGTATGA
- a CDS encoding glycosyltransferase: protein MSKTSAINIIANAALGPLLSGGDNIFIECARRWAQMGHKINIFVWEEGLEMCRKNHLTGVNYIIWKAARFKRAGFPILYFSRVIIGCMKSLRCNLKLPAIIYSSSDFWPDSIPAFIMKIKNKQARWIAGFYLFAPKPWQEDSPYKGKRWIIGLFYWLMQLPVYWIVKKFADMVFVTSEPDVEKFVTEKRDRNKIIVIRGGVDIYPSEKYLNSNKIIPVEERKYDAVFIGRFHPQKGVLELIDIWNLVCERKPAAKLAMIGSGPLENEIRQRIERSDLERNIDLLGFKDGEEKYKIFKQGKIVIHPAIYDSGGMAAAEAMAWGIPGVGFDLEALKTYYPRGMVKVAQGDYKKFAKEIIELLENKGYYLKVSDEARDLIIKEWDWDKRAKFISNKILSKTIN from the coding sequence ATGAGTAAGACTTCAGCGATTAATATTATTGCTAATGCTGCCTTAGGACCTCTTTTAAGCGGAGGGGATAATATATTTATTGAGTGCGCAAGACGATGGGCACAAATGGGGCATAAAATAAACATTTTTGTCTGGGAAGAAGGGCTTGAAATGTGCAGGAAAAATCATTTAACAGGAGTTAATTATATCATTTGGAAAGCTGCAAGGTTTAAGCGAGCAGGATTCCCTATACTTTATTTTTCACGTGTTATTATTGGATGCATGAAATCTTTGAGATGCAATTTAAAATTACCGGCTATTATATATTCTTCTTCTGATTTCTGGCCGGATTCAATCCCTGCGTTTATAATGAAGATAAAAAATAAGCAGGCAAGGTGGATTGCAGGATTTTACCTCTTTGCCCCCAAACCATGGCAGGAAGATTCTCCTTACAAAGGTAAAAGATGGATAATTGGGCTGTTTTATTGGTTAATGCAGCTGCCTGTTTATTGGATTGTCAAAAAATTTGCGGATATGGTTTTTGTGACGAGTGAACCAGATGTCGAAAAATTTGTAACAGAAAAAAGAGACAGAAACAAAATCATAGTAATTCGAGGTGGAGTGGATATATATCCTTCCGAAAAATATTTAAATTCTAATAAGATTATACCTGTTGAAGAAAGAAAGTATGATGCTGTTTTTATAGGAAGATTCCATCCACAGAAGGGAGTTTTGGAACTTATAGATATTTGGAATTTGGTTTGCGAAAGGAAGCCAGCAGCAAAACTTGCGATGATAGGAAGCGGTCCTCTGGAGAATGAGATCAGACAAAGAATTGAACGCAGCGACCTGGAGCGCAATATTGATTTATTGGGGTTTAAGGATGGAGAAGAAAAATACAAAATCTTTAAACAAGGTAAAATAGTAATTCATCCAGCAATCTATGATAGTGGTGGCATGGCAGCTGCAGAAGCTATGGCATGGGGGATTCCAGGAGTAGGCTTTGACCTGGAGGCATTAAAGACTTATTATCCTAGAGGGATGGTTAAAGTGGCACAGGGTGATTACAAAAAATTCGCTAAGGAGATTATTGAACTTCTGGAGAATAAAGGTTATTATTTAAAGGTTTCCGACGAGGCAAGAGATTTGATAATTAAGGAATGGGATTGGGATAAAAGGGCAAAATTTATCTCTAATAAGATTTTATCAAAGACTATAAATTAA
- a CDS encoding glycosyltransferase: MSNKSPSSKKLNSLDLLKLRKKFITESYDNVASQRDSWIEKNKYYYDYFKKILRFIVEPQSSVLQIKCETGYYLDAVNPRYGLGLDYSINMVQVAKDRYKHLDFEVQDLENINIKQKFEYVLLVNALGDVVDVQKLLSGFKDAVDHKTRIIIINYNALWQPLINLANLLRLKIKQPTQNWLSACDMENLLYLTGYEIVKSFNIILCPIYIPVIANFLNNIVARLPLLQRLCLDHVFVVRKVVSRKNYRDYSVSVVIPCKDEKDNIENIVQRIPQIGKHTEMIFCDDKSQDGTVEEILRVKGKYSNKNIKLIYGPGICKSKNVWAGFEAAKGDILMILDADLTVIPEELTYFFEAIVEGKGEFINGSRLIYPMEEGAMNFSKILGNKFFSLLFSYILDQRIKDTLCGTKVFWRDDYFRMKKYIGHWGADDLWGDYDLLFSATKLNLKIIDLPVHYFDRTYGYTKMKNVLFNGTRMLRISLAALTKVKFLKGAKSLMGE, from the coding sequence ATGTCAAATAAAAGCCCAAGTTCAAAAAAACTCAATTCGTTGGATTTGTTAAAATTACGGAAAAAATTTATAACTGAAAGTTATGATAATGTAGCTTCTCAAAGAGATAGTTGGATAGAAAAAAATAAGTACTACTATGATTATTTTAAAAAGATTCTAAGATTTATTGTTGAGCCACAGAGTTCAGTCTTACAAATTAAATGTGAAACAGGGTATTATCTTGATGCTGTAAATCCCAGATATGGTCTCGGTCTTGATTATAGTATCAATATGGTTCAAGTTGCAAAGGATAGATACAAACATCTTGATTTTGAGGTACAGGATTTAGAAAACATTAATATAAAACAGAAATTTGAGTATGTTCTTTTAGTGAATGCACTTGGAGATGTTGTAGATGTCCAAAAGTTATTGAGTGGATTTAAAGACGCAGTAGACCATAAGACAAGAATAATAATTATAAATTATAATGCTTTATGGCAGCCTTTAATAAATTTGGCCAATCTGTTGAGACTTAAGATAAAACAGCCTACTCAGAATTGGTTATCTGCTTGCGATATGGAAAACTTGTTGTATTTAACGGGATATGAAATTGTAAAAAGTTTTAATATTATTCTTTGTCCGATCTATATTCCTGTTATTGCAAATTTTTTAAATAATATAGTTGCAAGACTTCCTTTATTGCAAAGATTATGCCTGGACCATGTATTCGTCGTAAGAAAGGTTGTAAGCCGAAAAAATTATAGGGATTATTCCGTTTCTGTTGTTATTCCATGTAAAGATGAAAAGGATAATATTGAAAATATCGTGCAGAGAATACCTCAAATTGGTAAACACACAGAAATGATTTTTTGTGACGATAAGTCGCAAGACGGAACTGTTGAAGAAATTCTGCGGGTTAAGGGAAAATATTCTAATAAAAACATAAAATTGATTTATGGGCCCGGTATCTGCAAGTCAAAAAATGTCTGGGCGGGTTTTGAAGCGGCTAAAGGTGATATATTGATGATACTTGATGCAGACTTAACTGTTATTCCCGAGGAATTGACTTATTTTTTTGAGGCAATTGTTGAGGGAAAAGGAGAATTTATAAATGGGTCTCGTCTAATCTATCCTATGGAAGAAGGTGCTATGAATTTTTCTAAGATATTAGGGAACAAGTTCTTTAGCTTGCTGTTTTCTTACATTTTGGACCAAAGGATAAAAGATACGCTTTGTGGGACTAAAGTTTTTTGGCGAGATGATTATTTTCGAATGAAAAAATACATCGGTCATTGGGGAGCTGATGATTTATGGGGAGATTACGATCTTTTATTTAGCGCAACAAAATTAAATCTAAAAATCATTGACCTTCCAGTCCATTACTTTGATAGAACATATGGATATACTAAAATGAAAAATGTACTATTCAATGGCACTAGAATGTTGCGGATATCTTTGGCGGCATTGACTAAAGTAAAATTTCTTAAGGGTGCCAAATCTCTAATGGGGGAATAG